In Sulfuriferula plumbiphila, the genomic window ACTTGCAAATCATCGACCAGCGCCAGGGACACCTCCTTGCGCACGCCGCCGAGATCGACAATGCCGATGTCCTGCTTGCGCATTTCCACAATACGTGCCGGTAATGCCAAACACATTTCACACTCCTTAAATTAAAGAACAACCTCGGTGGGCGCTGTGCGCTGGGCAACCCACGCCTGCCCCAAGGCAATACCGCCATCGTTGGGCGGCAACCGTGTAGCCATCCAGACCTGAAACCCATGCGCCGTCAAACCCAGTGCCAAACTCCCGGACAGGATATGGTTCAGGAAGCATCCACCCCCCAGTACAACATTGTTCAAGCCCCGCTTTCTGGCGGCATGTACCACCCAGTCGATCAAGGCAGCGGCAAGGGTGTCATGGAACAGGCGCGCGCCATAGGCCGGGGCTCGAACTGAAACAAGACTGGACCAGAGCGGGCGCAGATCGAGCTCACTCCCGTCTTTATCCAGCCGCCAACCCGCCTGCAGCGGTGGCACAGCCGGGCGGGACTCGGCCAGACCTTCCAGCAGCATGGCGGCCTGGCCTTCGAAGGCGCTTTTTGCCCTCACCCCCAGCAAGCCTGCCGCCGCGTCAAATACACGCCCCATGCTGGAGGTTGCAGGACAATTAATGGATAGGCTTAGCATTTCCGCCACCGTGGTTGCCGCAGGCTCGGACGCAAAGCGGCTGGCAATTTCGGCGGTTCTGCCCAATTCATGCAACACTGCTGCAGCCATGCGCCAAGGCTCACGGGCTGCCTTGTCGCCACCGGGCAGGGATAGTGGCCGCAGGCGGCCGATCCGCTCAAAGCGGGCGCCGTCCACACGCAGCAATTCCCCGCCCCAGGCGGTTCCATCCACCCCCAGCCCCACGCCATCCAGTGCCAGACCGAGCACTGGCCCTGCCACCCCGTGTTCGGCAAGAATGGCGGCAATATGGGCATGATGATGCTGCACGCCTGCTATCGGCAAGCCACGCGCTGCGGCAAAGGACTGTGCAAATTGCGAGCTGAAAAAATCGGGGTGCAGGTCATGGGCAACCCGTTCGGGCTCGATTTCCAGGACGCTACACAGGTGCGCCACCGTTTCCATCAGGAAATTGCAGGTGCCCGCATTGTCCAGGTCGCCGATATGTTGAGAAACAAATGCCTGATCCCCGCGGGTCAAACACACGCTATTCTTGAACCAGCCGCCGAGCGCCAGCACGCTGGGCCCCGCATCGGCAAGCTGGATGGCGCGCGGGGTCGCTCCCCGTGCCCGACGGATAAACTGGGGCCCGGCAACGTTCATGCGTACCACCGAGTCGTCGCAACGGATCAGAATATCCCGATCATGCATCAGAAAAGCATCGGCGATGCCCGCCA contains:
- a CDS encoding Kae1-like domain-containing protein, which translates into the protein MRYPTQVAPGLAWIGVMLPYTPIHWLLFHEAAGRPEGLAWMNQSQPFSLVMTSANRGGEPLVIGNGEAVVELAGIADAFLMHDRDILIRCDDSVVRMNVAGPQFIRRARGATPRAIQLADAGPSVLALGGWFKNSVCLTRGDQAFVSQHIGDLDNAGTCNFLMETVAHLCSVLEIEPERVAHDLHPDFFSSQFAQSFAAARGLPIAGVQHHHAHIAAILAEHGVAGPVLGLALDGVGLGVDGTAWGGELLRVDGARFERIGRLRPLSLPGGDKAAREPWRMAAAVLHELGRTAEIASRFASEPAATTVAEMLSLSINCPATSSMGRVFDAAAGLLGVRAKSAFEGQAAMLLEGLAESRPAVPPLQAGWRLDKDGSELDLRPLWSSLVSVRAPAYGARLFHDTLAAALIDWVVHAARKRGLNNVVLGGGCFLNHILSGSLALGLTAHGFQVWMATRLPPNDGGIALGQAWVAQRTAPTEVVL